The segment TTTACAGCACACGGCGGGGCTGTTGTTGGTAACCAAGCCCTGAACGAGCCCGGGTGCAGCATGTGAGCTGTATTTTTAACTCCAAGGCCCTGGCGCCATGGAAAACCAGGTGCCCGCTCCAGGCGCCCATTGGCACCGCTGCTTTGCCGTGCCCTGGGCATTGGGTTGCAGGGCTGAGCTGCGGCCAGGAGCTTGCTGGGGGACATGTGAGTGGGGATGATGTGGGGACAAACCCCAGTTTCCCAGCTGAGAGGCTGGTTTATCATCCCCAAGTAGAAACAAAGGTGTGCAGCCCATCCAGAGGGTACGGAAATGCCCACGAGCATCCCCATCTGCCCCTGCCCTTGCCTCCCAGCCCTCCAGCTCAGCCAACACCAGCAGAGGCTAAGAACATCAACTCATCTTTATTCTTCAAGTCTGAAAAGTAAAAGCACAAGTtctctttggaaaaagaaaaaaaaatgttcaaacaTGCAGACAGTTTACATTTCTCAGCAGGTCCGGTGGGGGTTTGGCTGTCGGGGGGGGACAGGGCTATGCCGTCAGCCCCCGCCACCGGACATGTGCCTTCGGGCTGGCGAGGGACCGTTTGTGGAGATggagttcaaaaaaaaaaaaaacaaacagagaagaCGACGACACAGGACCACGGGATTCCACTTCAATTTAAGAGGAGAAAAGGGCACTTTTTTGCTATCATTACAAACATCCTGCCTGCTCAccttacagcaaaaaaaaaaaaaacaaaaggaccGTAACGAGGACACCCGTTCTGCCCGGTCTGACGGACACAAAACCCTCTACCAGGCCATCAGACCGCTGCAAAACCGCAGTGACGGTGGCCTGGCGGCCGTGGCAGCCGgtcccggggggcagcgggcgctGCCGTCCCCACGAGCAGGAGAGGCTGTGCCCCGGGGCCACCCCGCTGGGGACCGGGGAGCGGGGTcgggggggagcggggtgcAGAGAGGAGGCCACCAGGGTGCGGGGGGCCGTCAGGCGCAGGTGGCCTCCGGGCTCTCCACGGGGATCTCACTGCCGCAGCCGCCCTCACCGTAGTGCTggtatggggggatctggggcGCCTCGATGATCAGCAGCCCCTCCGGCGACAAGGAGGCGAAGACGGTGATGGGATCCACCTCATAGGGCAGCCTGGAGCGGGGACAGAGAGACAAATGTGTTTAGGAGCTGGAGTGGCCGTGTGGCTCGCAGCATCCCTGCTGGGAATGCCCACATGGGCAGGGTCAGCAGCCCCCGCGACGCTCTCCGAATCCCCCTGTTGTTCCCGTAGCTCCCAGGAACGCGCCGGGGATATTTAGAGCGGTCTCTTGGCCGCCTCGCCACCCGCCGGGCGCTCTGTTTAATCTCCGTGGCAGATGTGTTTGACAGGACGTCACCACCGCCTGCGCTGGCCCGGCTTCTGCCGAGCATGAGTAAATCAGCCCCATGCCGCTGCCTGCGTTGTGCCCAGCGCCTTGCCCGTAAAAGGAGCCTCGGCGCCTGCCTCTCACCCGGCACGGCCGCCCAGCGCACGCAGCTTTTTCCCAGGAATATTCTGGGGAAGCCAAGCGGCAAAAGCCCCGCCGCTTCCTTGCGGTTTGCACCTGGTGCTGGCTCACCTTCCCCGCTGCTCTTACTGAGTGAGTCAAGGCGATAGCGATCTGCCTGACATCATTCGGATATGTACTCGGGTACGCACGCGGCCGCGCGCTGATGAATGGGTGTATTTTGGGGCTGGTGATGGGATCAGCGCTTCGCGGCCCCGCAGGATGTGCTGGCACAGTGCACCCCTCTCCTGCTGGGGTCCAAAATGCAGGGAGGGGACCGAAAATCACCCTGGGCGCTGCTCCATGCCTGCCCGCTCTCATGTCAGGGCAGATTTTGGGGTGGAGACAGCAGTGCTGTGGCCATCCCATGTCACGGGGATGGGGTTGTGCTTGTAGAGGGCGTAGGAGGATGCCCCGGGGCCGGGTGATACCTACTGGATTTTCTTGGTGAAGTTCTTGGAGACGATGCCTCCttccacctgctgctcctcgTGTTTGCCTGGGGGGAAGGACAAAGGCAGTGTCACCACCCCGCAGGGCTCCTTTGGTTAACccaacaagcaaaacaaaacaaaacccaggaaaGTTTCCAAAGGAGAGgttttcccttccccagcacagagGCTTCCACGTGGGGAGGGAGACGCCAGACCCAGCCAGGCCTTGAGCTTAAAATGGGAGTGATCATCACAATGAAGTGATTCTAAAATGCCTCTCtcgggaaaaaaaagaagggaagggagatgcCAGCAGCTTGAGGCAGCAGCAAGTGCCCGGCCTCTGGGGCTGCACTggtctgaggaggaggaggaagtagaGGAGGATGGGGTGTTTTCCCCTGCCAAACACCTTCGTTTCCCATGAGGGCCTGGGTCCTGCTTGCTGCCAAGAGATGGAGCTGAAGAAGGAGCCCCCAGACGTGATAAAATCTTTGGAGGGGCCCCATCCCCTTGCCCCCATCCTCCGCCAAGCTGCCAGGTGCTGTATGAGAGCCCCCCTAGGTGGGGTTTGAGTTCTGAGGCCACTCGgtccccccccaacccacagtgtccccccacaccccaaatcAGCCCCCGGGGCAAATACTGCAGCACGGCAGCCCCAGGAGGTGTGGGACGTTGGCCTGGGGGATGCTTGGGGCCGGGGGCAAATTGTTGGGGCGTCACGGCTGGATTTTTAGGGAGGTGCTTCTGGCTGCCTCGCTCTCGGCCCCTTTAAAGGGaatctccctctctccctctgctctggcCTCACACGGCTATAATTAACCCAGACAAGCTGGGGCCCCTCTCAGCAGCTTGCTACTGGATGCCAGCTGGGACTGAAATCGGGGAGATTTACCCCAAAGGagacttttcctttccattttggCAGCAAGCATGCCACCACGGCTCCTGAGCAGGGTCCCCCACCACATCCCCAACCCCTTCTGCACTGAGCCCGTGGGCAtgccacaggcagggcaggaccTTCGcgccccatcctcctcctcctcctccccgcacTTCGGCTCTCACCTGACACCTCGACGTAGCCGTCCTTGGTTTTGACCGTCAGCTCCTCGGGTTTGAAGCTGTGCACGTTGACGCACACCTTCCAGGGCTCGCGGGAggcgggcacggggctgcggcTCTCGGGGTACCCCCCGAAGCGGGCGCCGTAGCCGGGGGCCATGGTGGAGGCGCGGGCCATGCCGGCGCGCAGCGGGCCCGGCCAGGTGGTGGTGAGCCGGGGCCGAGCCCAGTCGGGCCAGTCCGCCGTCAGGTCCCCGGGGAAGGGCGACATGCCGAAATCATCGTCCAGGAGGCGCGAGGTCAAGCCGGGCTCCCGGAAAGGGTCGCGGACGCTTCGCCTGCCGGGGTAATGGCAGGAGAAGGGCAGCTGGCTGTCGGCCATGGCTCGCCGCTCCGGCGGCTCGGGGCTCACGGAGCCTCagtggggctgctcctggctgcaaaATTCCCCGGGGAGCCCGGCCCGGGGCAGGCGCATCCACGCGGGCGGGGGCTCGGGCGGGCGCGgtgggggctgctccctccctggCACCAGGCGGAGGGCGACGGAGGAACCCCGATTCAGGGCTGAACCATTCGGTGCTTGAAAAGCAAGTGCAGGAAGGACGGAGGAGATCTCTggaccaagaaaaaaaaaaaaaaaaagcttcctggTTGGCTTCAGTCCCAGGGATCGGGTGgtggaaaataaaacttctcggccggagaaggaaaaaaaaacaaacaaacacgaATATCCCAAGATTAAAAGCTTATCTCTCCCCTCTGTCTCCTACAATCACGGTGCGGCTTCCCCGCCGCTCCCGGGTGAGAGCCGCAATAAATGCTTGAGCTCGGAGCCGAGAAACTTCTGTAACCTTCCAGCCGCCGGGCGAGCGCTATTTATACGGctttgggaggggggaggctgTGTTTTGCAATTCCTGCCCTGTCAGCCGAGTATTTTGGAGAGGATGAAACAGCCGTGGAGAATCTGGGCTGCGGCAGCTGACCTCTCCCGCTGGCCCGAGGATCCCAGCAGCCACAGGGCCATGGCGTtttcagcagctgccccagcccctgcctaaAAATAACCCCGGAGCTCATCCCTTTCGCCCCAATGTCACCCATTAAAAATACCCCCACAGTGGGTCCGGCCCCCGCACTGTATGGCCACGTGTCCCCATGCCACCGAGCAGCCCACTGTGCTGGGAAATGTGTCACCGCCATCCCCACAGCACGGCACACGAGGGGACGAAGCTGGTTGGGATTTGTGGGCTGATGCCCGGGGCTGGGCCTGGAGCAATGCTCCCAAactgcctgggggggggggggggggggggggagcgggaccCCACAAAGCAACCAGGCACGGTCCTCGCCccctcgccctcctcctcctcgccgcaTGCCCGGCCCTGCCGCAGCAGGGCGAGGCGCTAATCACAGCCCGCGCGGTGGTGGCGGAGCTAATTACAGGGCAGCGCGCAGGGGGAAGGGGTGCGGTGGCGGTGGCGCGAGCGGTGTACCCGGTGGTGCGAGTGGGGGTACCTGGTGGTGTCCCTGCAGGGGGTCCTGGCACGGCTGGGGTGGGTGGGCGATGCGGCGCGCCGGGGGATGTCGCCGAGGCTGCGCAGTGCCGGGTGCTGGACCGCTTCCTCACGCCGCGTCCTCTCCCCGGCTCTGCCTCACgctcctgctctccagcatctgcAATTTTTCTAATGGACTCGATGGCACTAATTGCAGCGGGGAGGCTGTAACGCGCTGCAGGCCGTGCAGCAACTCAGCTGCTGGTCACTCTGACGGCATTAATCACGCTGCGCCGACGCGGTACcgctggggagggagctgccTTTGCTGGCGTAGGGAATGGCCGCTTCCCCTGCTCAGCCCCCGGCTCCTGCACCACTGCGTGCGTGGCGGCACGGCCAGGCATGGCGGGGGCTCTCTGGGGACCAAAGGGGACGCCCTGGAGATgcctgggaggagcagggaggcagctgCCAGAAGAGGCCAAAGCGTCCTTCTCTGTCCCTTTGTCCTGCCTGGCTGAGGGCTCCCCCCAGTCGGGGTGACACAGGTGTCCTGGGGGTGACACAGGCCCACGGGAAGAGGGGCTGAGCCTCGGGGAGGCTTAGGGCAGCCCCATGGCCACCACCATACCTGCTGCATTTCCAGGAGCCTCCCCACATCCTCAGTCCCACATCTCCCCAGTAGCTCCAGGCCATCCTCCCTCCCCGGCCAGGAATTCGCCTTGTCGCCTTGTTTATCCCTATTAGTCACACGTCCCTCTCCGGGGCCATCCCGATTTAGCTCCTGTTGTCACTCCAAACCTCCCAGTCGCCTCCCACTGCCCAGCCGGCCCCGCGGCTGCCAGCAGCGCCATGTCAGCTCTGGGGAGCGCGGCACGGCCACCCATCTGCCGAGGGACGTGGGGACGCTGCCCTGTGTCCCTGTTGTCTGTTCCATGGCCGGAGCCTTCCCGGGTGCACATATGAGCTGCCAGCGGGGCTCAGCCCGGTGCCACGACCAGCGCTCACATCTGGTCCTGAGAAGCATCCCCAGGTGAGGGGCATCCTCCCTGTGGAGCCCCCAAACCCTGACCCCCCTGGTGCAACAGCTGCGTTTCTGGCTTGCGCTAGTGGTGGCTGAACTGCAGGGCACCCAAATCCCATGGCAAAGGGCAGCAAAAGCCTGGCCCAGCGAGGAAAGGAGAGCTGGCAGGAACCCAAACAACTGTTTCTGCTCCAGTCCGTGCCCTGAGGACCCAGTTCTCAGCAGCTGAGAGTGTAGGCACATGTCCTACCCCACCGAGCAGCTGAAAGAACCCAAAATATCCTGCCACACCCAGCCGCATCCAAAAGGAACATGAGAAACGGGGCTGTGATGAGAACCAGATACCATCTGAATCTTTATTGGAACCCTTTTTCTAAACAGGCTAACAACTCAAATACCCCAGGAAGACTAAAGAATACAGTATGCATTTCCATGGAAAGCAAAGGTAGTTTTACAATGGAGTCAAATGAACAGATGCACCGGTGTAATTTGGTAAGGAATCGACCAACAGGTGAGAAAACAGGGACACTGTTTCCCTGGCAGCTTTTCTCCCGTCTTGGCTTTTGTTCTAAATCTCCCCATTCCCTGGATTTTGAACATGGAGAGCTGCCCTGGTGGGGCTCGGGGTGCTGTTCTCTAAGCAACAGCCCAAAAGTCAGGCTGCTTTACTGTGAAGCTGTTGCTGCAACAGCAGATGTAGCGGTGCTTCGGAGACCCTCCTGATCCTGTGCAAACCTCCAGGTAGCAGCAAAAGTCACAGGCATTATCCATCCTTGAGTACAGAGATAATAAAGCTCCTCTGGACACTAAAGGGCAAAGACTTCAGTTAGGCACCTAAATCCATCCCTTTCTCAAGCAAATATCCTACTTCAAATACCTTTGTTTCACAGAAGGGAGCGatgcctgcagccagctcctgctcatTGCAGCGCCTGGGAGAGGACAGGAGcgagctctgcagccctgatATTTCTCCCTAAATCTCTGGTGGTTGAGCTCCCAATGAGCCTCGTTGGTCTGGCACATGCTCCCGAGCTGGCAGAGGCCAGCCCCCGTGGTCAGTCACCCCTCTCCAGTGTATACGGCGCACCTCGCTGCATGCAAAAGGCTCAAACGTTCCTGGACCCAATGGCAAGACCCAAATAGTTTTCCTAAGTAATGCTCAATAAAtaggagaaataaatattaaataagagGCTGAGTCCTCTCAGCCTTTTCAATATATGTACAATGCATAGCAAAATAACGTTGATTGGCTGTTGCAGACAGGTTTGGTACAACGTCAGTCCcccagaacaacaaaaacattgagAAAAGTTGCGGTCAACATAAAGCAGAGCACAAGCGAGTGCTGCAACCCGTGGTGAAATAACACAACGGTGCTTTGAAGTCTCCCTCCTCTGCACTTTTCAGCAAAACCACAGGGGGATTGGGCTGGATTTGCTGGAATCTGGCCCCGATGcatggggtgggagaggaggaacCCCAAGACAAGGCTGGtccagggagcagggagcgTCCCAGGGGGACACGTGTGCTGTGGGTGCTGTGTCGCGTGCTCTGCCGTGGAAAGGCAACCAGGGTGCTTGGGACGGAAACAAAATCACGGGCAGGAAGGAGCCCTTGAATGAGGAAAGAGAACTCTACCCTTTGAGACAGTGCTTCCAAAAGGTGGCAGACAGATTCCCCCAACGCCTCGCTGCTCTCGGTGAGGCCCCAGCTGGTCCTGGGTGCAGCGGCTGCCGATGAGCAGCGATTCACCTGCACCAAAAGGACCGAGCTGCCCGCCAGCTGGAAGCTGCTCCTCGCAGACAGCAGCAGTCTGGGATGCCGGACACAGAGCAAAAAATCCCATAACAGCAACGAACGagtgaaaatgcaaaaaaaaataaataaataaaagaagcacTGGCAAAAggcacagagacagaaaagctcACGGGCTTCTCGCAAACTGACAGAAAACCCAGTTGTCCACTGACAGGGAGGTTGATGGTCTGGATTGTACTGGAAAACcttaaataagttaaaaaataaagagataaaTACCACTGAGGGAAACATACATGTATATGCACATCggcacatacacatacacacacacacacgtgtacACGCAGACGGTTAGGTCCTGTCACCCGAGGCTGGATTTTGCAAGCACCTCCCGCAGACAGCTCGCTCTCTCATGGTCTGACTTCTTCAGTTTTTCCATGGGTGGGTCATGGCGCGGCGATAAACACCGGGGCGCCCTGGCGACGGCGTCCTCCTCCCAGGGAAGCCGGCGGAGCGGTGCCGAGCAGCCCGGTTtcggcagcggggccgggggaagcAGGGccggcagcagctggagccCGGCCCGCAAAGCAGCCACCCCTGGCCGAGAGGCAGGCGCTGCGAGAACCTCTACACAACAGCAGCGACACGGAGACGTTCAGAACAGGCAAACAGATCCGAAAATAACTTATCGTCCCTCCCCCCACAAcctccccctcccaaaaaatagaataaataaatactggtAACGGCGACCACCTGCATCCATTCGGACgtacaattaaaaatagaataataataaataaataaataaataaataaagaggttTGCTCCAACGCGAGTCACTTGGGAAACCCCAGGAGCGTTTAGCTGCCATGGACTGTGCAGGCGGAGGCAGGCCTGGAGGTGCAGGGCAGCCGGACCGGTCACCTCCCGTCCCGCTGTCGGCATGTGCCACTGCCCCCGACGCGGTGTTTGTTCGTCCGTCCCCAGCCACGAGGAACTCAAGTCAGTGTTGGGTTTGGATATTTACACCGGTTGCCCAAagctcttcatttctttcctggtTTTTGCCCGCCTGGCTCgctgctgccttgctgcagaCGCAAGTGTGTCTTCAGGGGTACTCGGGCAGGAGGCAACTCTCCGTGCACCggtggatttggggttgggTCTCCAGTCACTGCGATCAGGTCTTGTATGGAGCACGATGGGGCACACAAATGCCAAACTGGGAGAGACTCTCTGGGGGAGAAGCTTGAGGTTTTCAGCCCTTTACGAGAAGGGAGCTCACCGCAGAAGATGGCCAAGGGCCTGCTGccaggcccagggcaggggaaggaagcagcaccctgctgcacGAACACCCTGTCTTCGATCCTCAGCCACAGCCCCCTGGGTTTGCTCAGCCCTGCCAGGAACGCGCTTCTCTGTGCCCTAGGAAGGGCCCTCCCAGGAGCTGGATGCCTCCCCAccgagcagccccaggagcccagcccagcgccCAGCTCCGTGCCTCAGCCACCCTCAGACTACCCCCACGGAACAAGGCAGGGGGACCGGGAAATAAGCGGGGCTTGGGCTGGAAGGCACAGGGCAAGGGGGACCAGCAGTGGGAAGGAGACTGGGAAAAGGGGACCCCTGGCATCAAGCCTCCCCGTGTACCAGCCAGGTAGAAGTATAACCCTCGCTACTGTTTTTTCCAACAGATAACACGCTTATTTGCTTGATAAGGCAATCATCCAGGCTGTGTTTGTCTTCCGTCTGCTCACAGCTTGGCCCCTTtacctgctgccagcaggagcagggccctGGGTAACTCTTTATCCGGtgagtttgcttttctttctaagccctctcctcctccagcagatGCTGGCTCCCCTTAGCCCTTTTCTGTGACACTTACGTGACACACCTCCTTGACTCATTAAGCCCAAACTTGTTAATAATCACGCAGGATGGAAGGGGAGGGGATggaaaaagggagggagggaagtcTTAAGCCTAAATTAGCGTCTCTAAGCAGCCAGGTGttgtaagagaaagaaaatcctcAGCACCAGCTCAGCCTGTGCTGGGAGAAGCCTTTGTTACCCTGCAAAACACAGTAATTGcgcaggcagctgggctggcAAGCCTGGCAGGGAGACAAAACCGCAGGGCCgcccaggcaggcagggccCTCCTGGGAAAAACAGGCAATTAGTGGGGGCCCTTCCTGTCCCCCCCACGCCGCTCCGTCCCCCCAGCACCAAACCGGGGTCCCGTGtaccctgctgcagctgcgaGAGGGGAAGAGCCTCGGAGCGATGGAGCGCTGGGGGAGGCCAGACCCTGCGCTGTGTGTCTGGGGGCTGCTCGGTCACCCCGTGGTCGGAGCTGAGAGCAGAGCCTTTTCGGCTGCGTAGTGCCAGGGAGGGAAAATGTCCTCTTGTCTTACGCTTggagtgctggggctgctgatCCTGCCTTCAAGGGGAGCCTGAGCGTCTCAAGGAGAAATTATTTCCCCAAACCCTCCTTCTATTGACAACTGCTGTCTGTTATGAGAACGGGGAGCTGGGATCCCCTGGCTCACACAGCGCCCTTCTGACCCCGTGTGCTCCCCCTACACCCCACTGCGGGTACCCCGCTGGAGTTAACCCAGTGCCCTTGTCTCCTCCCAGTCCCACCTTGCTCTCAGAGATCAAGGAACCCTTAGAAAAACCTGAACTGTCCCCAGACTGCAAGAGAGTCCTCCAAGAAGGGAATCCCACAGCCTCACCTCTCACGCTGTGGCACCGACTCCCCACTCCCAAATCTGCTTCAGACCTCAGCAGTGCGTTCACGAGTCACAGTGCTGGAGGGAAACAGAATGACCCTGCGAAAGATGAACCTGGTAGGAAAGGgcaggagctttttttttttttcccccgggAATTAACATCAGGAGGGATTTCTAGCCTTCTATTTATAGCAGAGCCTGGCTTatggcaataaataaatattctcatGGAAGAggcctgctgcagagcaggcagaaaCTCTGGGGGAGACACCCATGGGACCTGGTATTTGCCTTGGTTATGACAGGTCACCCCCACTCATCACCAAAGCTTCCCAGCAAATTCCTCCCTAAATGTGTCTCTTCCTCCAAGGGAAATTAATCTGCTGGCTACCAGTTTGGCAGGAGAAGAGCAAGGAGACGAATTCTTCCTTTGGACCAGCTGGTGGCTCTCGGAGGACGGCGGTGATGGGGAGACGGGGGATGTTGGTGAGGATGGAGCAGGTCTGTTGTAACAGGCTCTCCGCAGGGCACTGACCCTTCTTCCAGCCCCGGCTGGGGGAGCCGGGACAGATCCATCCTCTCTGCAAGGCGGCGAAGAGGCTGCGCCGGGTGCACGCGGCCTCTTACTCTGTCCGAAGTGGGGAAGGGAGACCTGGTGCTGCCATCGCATCGGTATCGGGGTGATTGCTATCGATGGCCGGGTAGGTGGGAAGGACGTGGAGAATGCCAGGAATTCGGAGGTG is part of the Anser cygnoides isolate HZ-2024a breed goose chromosome 17, Taihu_goose_T2T_genome, whole genome shotgun sequence genome and harbors:
- the HSPB8 gene encoding heat shock protein beta-8 encodes the protein MADSQLPFSCHYPGRRSVRDPFREPGLTSRLLDDDFGMSPFPGDLTADWPDWARPRLTTTWPGPLRAGMARASTMAPGYGARFGGYPESRSPVPASREPWKVCVNVHSFKPEELTVKTKDGYVEVSGKHEEQQVEGGIVSKNFTKKIQLPYEVDPITVFASLSPEGLLIIEAPQIPPYQHYGEGGCGSEIPVESPEATCA